The following are encoded together in the Cuculus canorus isolate bCucCan1 chromosome 31, bCucCan1.pri, whole genome shotgun sequence genome:
- the KIFC1 gene encoding kinesin-like protein KIFC1, giving the protein MAAAPGTAVAVREGPIAAPSRLPVRAAKNKRPAPPLEEAAAPEQKRSRPAPVRRAPLKALSATAATRAGPQKTASATAAPRNGPVPPRPKRAPWDLRGQVRDLQEALSDCRERSRQLETELQGLRRDMATTQEELQERQRHESHLQQRLREVEAELLACREAAERWQREAQDLAAEKRRTAEELERRGRALAQARDEADAAGARLRDTQGLLGQWEARAARAEARAEALEAAALTREQRLHGLELQRRHLHNLLLELKGNIRVFCRVRPVLPEEAEKQKELHHLHFPPDDPTALVLSRPDESHTGRERRGDVRYDFSFDRVFAPGASQQEVFEEIALLVQSALDGYHVCIFAYGQTGSGKTYTMEGPDTQDPETWGVIPRAMSRIFHGARDLAEKGWEYDFSASILEIYNEAVRDLLGTKPERGADLEIRRVSAASEELHVPNLRCVPVASDEEVLKLLQTAAANRSVAQTALNDRSSRSHCVFQLRIRGVNNARQLRCSSVLSLVDLAGSERLEKSLARGERLRETQAINTSLSALARVITALANKEPHIPYRNSKLTYLLQNYLGGSAKMLMFVNISPLEENFSESLNSLRFASQVNSCMVGTAHANRK; this is encoded by the exons ATGGCGGCGGCTCCGGGAACGGCGGTGGCGGTGCGAGAGGGACCCATAGCGGCTCCTTCTCGGCTTCCCGTGCGAGCGGCGAAGAACAAGCGACCCGCGCCCCCCCTCGAGGAGGCGGCGGCGCCCGAGCAG AAGCGTTCCCGTCCCGCTCCGGTTCGGCGAGCGCCGCTCAAGGCTCTCAGCGCCACAGCGGCCACCAGGGCAG GACCCCAAAAGACAGCGTCGGCAACAGCTGCACCCCGAAATG gtcccgtccccccccgccccaaacGGGCCCCGTGGGACCTTCGGGGCCAAGTGAGGGACCTTCAGGAGGCGCTGAGCGACTGCCGCGAGCGGAGCCGTCAGCTGGAGACGGAGCTGCAAGGGCTGCGCCGGGACATGGCCACCACCcaggaggagctccaggagcGGCAGCGCCACGAGAGTCATCTCCAGCAGCGCCTGCG GGAAGTGGAGGCGGAGCTGTTGGCGTGTCGGGAAGCGGCCGAGCGGTGGCAACGAGAGGCGCAGGATTTGGCGGCCGAAAAGCGCCGAACGGCCGAGGAATTGGAGAGGCGCGGGCGGGCGCTGGCGCAGGCGCGGGACGAGGCCGACGCCGCGGGCGCCCGGCTGCGCGACACACAG gggctgctggggcagTGGGAGGCGCGGGCGGCGCGGGCGGAAGCGCGGGCGGAAGCGCTGGAGGCGGCGGCGCTGACGCGGGAGCAGCGACTCCACGGCCTCGAACTCCAGCGCCGACACCTCCACAATCTCCTCCTCGAGCTCAAG GGCAACATCCGCGTTTTCTGCCGCGTCCGCCCGGTGCTGCCGGAAGAAGCCGAGAAGCAGAAGGAGTTGCACCATCTCCACTTCCCTCCGGATGATCCGACGGCGCTCGTCCTCTCCCGCCCGGATGAG TCGCACACGGGGCGCGAACGTCGCGGCGACGTCCGCTACGACTTCAGCTTCGATCGCGTCTTCGCGCCGGGAGCTTCGCAGCAGGAGGTGTTCGAGGAGATCGCGCTCCTCGTGCAG TCGGCGCTGGACGGGTACCACGTCTGCATCTTCGCCTATGGACAAACGGGCAGTGGGAAAACCTACACCATGGAGGGACCGGACACGCAGGACCCCGAAACGTGGGGTGTGATCCCCCGTGCCATGAGCCGCATCTTCCACGGCGCCCGGGACTTGGCCGAGAAGGGCTGGGAG TACGATTTCAGCGCCAGCATCTTGGAGATCTACAACGAAGCCGTGAGGGATCTGCTGGGAACGAAGCCCGAGCGCGGCGCCGACCTCGAGATCCGCCGCGTCAGCGCCGCCAGCGAGGAGCTCCACGTCCCCAACCTGCGCTGCGTCCCCGTCGCCTCCGACGAGGAG GTTTTGAAGCTGCTGCAGACGGCGGCCGCCAACCGCTCGGTGGCCCAAACGGCGCTGAACGACCGCTCGTCCCGGAGCCACTGCGTTTTCCAGCTCCGCATCCGCGGCGTCAACAACGCCCGGCAGCTCCGCTGCTCCT CGGTGCTGAGCCTGGTGGACTTGGCGGGCAGCGAACGGCTGGAGAAGTCGCTGGCGAGGGGCGAACGCCTCCGCGAGACCCAAGCCATCAACACCAGCCTCTCCGCCCTCGCCCGTGTCATCACCGCCCTCGCCAACAAG GAGCCCCACATTCCCTACCGCAACAGCAAACTGACCTACCTGCTGCAGAACTATTTGGGGGGCTCTGCCAAAAt